One Scophthalmus maximus strain ysfricsl-2021 chromosome 1, ASM2237912v1, whole genome shotgun sequence genomic region harbors:
- the pou2f2a gene encoding POU domain, class 2, transcription factor 2 isoform X2 has translation MAGMETFTDGSTDIRMSKPAEVEKAGADSPMEGTDSERNGPESNHQSLKVSPFPLSTNLSSSKNKMEDCGEMSPALPPSHGPTPSQTALQHTQLMLTGSQLAGLTALLPAQQQLLLQQAQAQLLAAAVQQSNAAHAAHAAHAAAQANQQAQAAAAANQQAQQQQQQQAGKAGQQAQSQSQGQGQSTQEQTAQSVPVPPPPPQLTLSQPIQLTAQDIQQLLQLQQLVLVPGHPLQSPTQFLLPQAQQAQQGLLSTPNLITLPQQNQGSLMSGPTRLGLQAQRDKSVDVSGGGGVTTMPSVTSHPEEPSDLEELEQFARTFKQRRIKLGFTQGDVGLAMGKLYGNDFSQTTISRFEALNLSFKNMCKLKPLLEKWLNDAETMSIDSTLPSPSSLSSPSMGFDGMPGRRRKKRTSIETNVRVALERAFMTNQKPTSEEILLIAEQLNMEKEVIRVWFCNRRQKEKRINPSSATPPLPSQPPTAPPTHKPPCYSPHMMSSQLSQAVTSLSSTTVTSMSSICPLTSSLTSTHPSISSTHPSLSSAPSPVTPPPPPRSTASPATPSHSTLNLNTGLWRMGKKNGDVSNYITDFAANLRNTVMGVNTGMNQALLGNNPLATIQALAASGGQLPLSSLEGASKMMLGTSGGQGGCLPSSLFLNHPAFIHMGQNPGAGLISAAVAKASQSSPFPSVSSISPTPCSPSPCSSPISSCSSSEMAHSPPSLGGAKIE, from the exons ATATCAGGATGTCAAAGCCAGCAGAGGTTGAGAAAGCAGGGGCTGACTCGCCGATGGAGGGCACAG ATTCTGAGCGGAATGGACCTGAATCAAATCACCAG TCATTGAAAGTCAGTCCCTTTCCTCTGTCAACAAACCTGAGCAGCAGCAag AATAAAATGGAGGATTGTGGTGAGATGTCCCCggccctccctccttctcacGGCCCGACCCCCTCACAGACGGCCCTGCAACATACACAGCTCATGCTGACTGGCTCCCAACTAGCAGGG TTGACAGCTCTGTTgccagcacagcagcagctgttgctgCAACAGGCTCAGGCGCAGCTCCTGGCTGCAGCTGTGCAGCAGTCCAATGCAGCCCATGCCGCTCACGCTGCCCACGCGGCCGCCCAAGCCAATCAGCAAGCTCAGGCGGCCGCAGCAGCAAATCAGcaagcgcagcagcagcagcagcagcaggcgggaAAGGCGGGTCAGCAGGCTCAGTCCCAGTCCCAAGGACAGGGACAGAGCACACAGGAACAGACAGCCCAAAGTGTCCCggtcccccctcctccgccgcaGCTGACCCTGTCCCAGCCAATCCAGCTCACCGCCCAG GACATCCAGCAGTTGCTGCAGCTTCAACAGTTGGTGTTGGTGCCCGGTCACCCGCTGCAATCTCCTACCCAGTTCCTCCTCCCGCAGGCCCAGCAGGCCCAGCAAG GACTCCTATCGACACCAAATCTTATTACGCTACCTCAGCAAAACCAAGGGAGTCTGATGTCTGGTCCAACTAGACTGGGACTGCAAGCACAG CGAGATAAGAGCGTGGATGTGAGCGGTGGTGGAGGCGTGACCACGATGCCTTCAGTGACCTCTCACCCCGAGGAGCCCAGtgacctggaggagctggaacaGTTCGCCCGCACTTTCAAACAGCGACGCATCAAACTGGGCTTCACTCAG GGAGATGTTGGTTTGGCCATGGGGAAGCTGTATGGCAATGACTTCAGCCAGACGACCATCTCCCGCTTCGAGGCCCTCAATTTGAGCTTTAAGAACATGTGCAAGCTGAAGCCGCTGCTGGAGAAGTGGCTCAACGATGCAG AGACCATGTCCATAGACAGCACCCTGCCCAGCCCCAGCTCCCTGTCCTCTCCCTCAATGGGCTTCGACGGGATGCCTGGCCGCCGCAGAAAGAAGAGAACGAGCATCGAGACGAATGTACGTGTGGCCCTGGAGCGCGCATTCATGACG AACCAGAAGCCTACCTCAGAGGAGATCCTGCTGATCGCCGAGCAGCTGAACATGGAGAAGGAGGTGATCCGGGTCTGGTTCTGCAACCGCCGGCAGAAAGAGAAGCGCATCAATCCCAGCAGTGCCACCCCTCCCCTTCCCAGCCAGCCCCCCACTGCCCCACCAACGCACAAACCACCCTGCTACAGCCCCCACATG ATGTCCAGCCAGCTGTCGCAGGCCGTGACCAGTCTTAGCAGCACAACGGTGACTTCCATGTCCTCCATCTGCCCCCTGACCTCCAGCCTCACCTCCACCCACCCCTCCATCAGCTCAACCCACCCCTCCCTCAGCTCCGCACCCTCCCCggttactcctcctcctcctccccgcagcACGGCCAGCCCAGCCACTCCCAGCCACAGCACACTCAACCTTAACACAGG CTTATGGCGTATGGGTAAAAAGAACGGTGACGTGTCTAACTACATCACCGATTTTGCTGCAAACTTGAG GAACACTGTGATGGGAGTTAACACAGGGATGAACCAAGCCCTCCTCGGTAACAATCCCCTGGCCACTatccaag CCCTAGCAGCCAGTGGTGGTCAGCTGCCTCTTTCCAGTCTTGAGGGGGCCAGTAAGATGATGCTGGGTACCTCTGGGGGGCAGGGAGGttgcctcccctcctccctcttcctcaaCCACCCTGCCTTCATACACATGGGTCAGAACCCCGGCGCTGGACTGATCAGTGCTGCCGTAGCCAAAGCCTCCCagtcctcccccttcccctcagTCAGCAGCATCagccccaccccctgctccccctctccttGCTCCAGCCCcatctcttcctgctcctccagcgAAATGGCGCACAGCCCGCCATCTCTGGGCGGGGCCAAGATTGAGTGA
- the pou2f2a gene encoding POU domain, class 2, transcription factor 2 isoform X5: MAGMETFTDGSTDIRMSKPAEVEKAGADSPMEGTDSERNGPESNHQSLKVSPFPLSTNLSSSKNKMEDCGEMSPALPPSHGPTPSQTALQHTQLMLTGSQLAGDIQQLLQLQQLVLVPGHPLQSPTQFLLPQAQQAQQGLLSTPNLITLPQQNQGSLMSGPTRLGLQAQRDKSVDVSGGGGVTTMPSVTSHPEEPSDLEELEQFARTFKQRRIKLGFTQGDVGLAMGKLYGNDFSQTTISRFEALNLSFKNMCKLKPLLEKWLNDAETMSIDSTLPSPSSLSSPSMGFDGMPGRRRKKRTSIETNVRVALERAFMTNQKPTSEEILLIAEQLNMEKEVIRVWFCNRRQKEKRINPSSATPPLPSQPPTAPPTHKPPCYSPHMMSSQLSQAVTSLSSTTVTSMSSICPLTSSLTSTHPSISSTHPSLSSAPSPVTPPPPPRSTASPATPSHSTLNLNTGLWRMGKKNGDVSNYITDFAANLRNTVMGVNTGMNQALLGNNPLATIQALAASGGQLPLSSLEGASKMMLGTSGGQGGCLPSSLFLNHPAFIHMGQNPGAGLISAAVAKASQSSPFPSVSSISPTPCSPSPCSSPISSCSSSEMAHSPPSLGGAKIE; encoded by the exons ATATCAGGATGTCAAAGCCAGCAGAGGTTGAGAAAGCAGGGGCTGACTCGCCGATGGAGGGCACAG ATTCTGAGCGGAATGGACCTGAATCAAATCACCAG TCATTGAAAGTCAGTCCCTTTCCTCTGTCAACAAACCTGAGCAGCAGCAag AATAAAATGGAGGATTGTGGTGAGATGTCCCCggccctccctccttctcacGGCCCGACCCCCTCACAGACGGCCCTGCAACATACACAGCTCATGCTGACTGGCTCCCAACTAGCAGGG GACATCCAGCAGTTGCTGCAGCTTCAACAGTTGGTGTTGGTGCCCGGTCACCCGCTGCAATCTCCTACCCAGTTCCTCCTCCCGCAGGCCCAGCAGGCCCAGCAAG GACTCCTATCGACACCAAATCTTATTACGCTACCTCAGCAAAACCAAGGGAGTCTGATGTCTGGTCCAACTAGACTGGGACTGCAAGCACAG CGAGATAAGAGCGTGGATGTGAGCGGTGGTGGAGGCGTGACCACGATGCCTTCAGTGACCTCTCACCCCGAGGAGCCCAGtgacctggaggagctggaacaGTTCGCCCGCACTTTCAAACAGCGACGCATCAAACTGGGCTTCACTCAG GGAGATGTTGGTTTGGCCATGGGGAAGCTGTATGGCAATGACTTCAGCCAGACGACCATCTCCCGCTTCGAGGCCCTCAATTTGAGCTTTAAGAACATGTGCAAGCTGAAGCCGCTGCTGGAGAAGTGGCTCAACGATGCAG AGACCATGTCCATAGACAGCACCCTGCCCAGCCCCAGCTCCCTGTCCTCTCCCTCAATGGGCTTCGACGGGATGCCTGGCCGCCGCAGAAAGAAGAGAACGAGCATCGAGACGAATGTACGTGTGGCCCTGGAGCGCGCATTCATGACG AACCAGAAGCCTACCTCAGAGGAGATCCTGCTGATCGCCGAGCAGCTGAACATGGAGAAGGAGGTGATCCGGGTCTGGTTCTGCAACCGCCGGCAGAAAGAGAAGCGCATCAATCCCAGCAGTGCCACCCCTCCCCTTCCCAGCCAGCCCCCCACTGCCCCACCAACGCACAAACCACCCTGCTACAGCCCCCACATG ATGTCCAGCCAGCTGTCGCAGGCCGTGACCAGTCTTAGCAGCACAACGGTGACTTCCATGTCCTCCATCTGCCCCCTGACCTCCAGCCTCACCTCCACCCACCCCTCCATCAGCTCAACCCACCCCTCCCTCAGCTCCGCACCCTCCCCggttactcctcctcctcctccccgcagcACGGCCAGCCCAGCCACTCCCAGCCACAGCACACTCAACCTTAACACAGG CTTATGGCGTATGGGTAAAAAGAACGGTGACGTGTCTAACTACATCACCGATTTTGCTGCAAACTTGAG GAACACTGTGATGGGAGTTAACACAGGGATGAACCAAGCCCTCCTCGGTAACAATCCCCTGGCCACTatccaag CCCTAGCAGCCAGTGGTGGTCAGCTGCCTCTTTCCAGTCTTGAGGGGGCCAGTAAGATGATGCTGGGTACCTCTGGGGGGCAGGGAGGttgcctcccctcctccctcttcctcaaCCACCCTGCCTTCATACACATGGGTCAGAACCCCGGCGCTGGACTGATCAGTGCTGCCGTAGCCAAAGCCTCCCagtcctcccccttcccctcagTCAGCAGCATCagccccaccccctgctccccctctccttGCTCCAGCCCcatctcttcctgctcctccagcgAAATGGCGCACAGCCCGCCATCTCTGGGCGGGGCCAAGATTGAGTGA
- the pou2f2a gene encoding POU domain, class 2, transcription factor 2 isoform X3, with the protein MTKTAAIASKDFSSMWLPDIRMSKPAEVEKAGADSPMEGTDSERNGPESNHQSLKVSPFPLSTNLSSSKNKMEDCGEMSPALPPSHGPTPSQTALQHTQLMLTGSQLAGLTALLPAQQQLLLQQAQAQLLAAAVQQSNAAHAAHAAHAAAQANQQAQAAAAANQQAQQQQQQQAGKAGQQAQSQSQGQGQSTQEQTAQSVPVPPPPPQLTLSQPIQLTAQDIQQLLQLQQLVLVPGHPLQSPTQFLLPQAQQAQQGLLSTPNLITLPQQNQGSLMSGPTRLGLQAQRDKSVDVSGGGGVTTMPSVTSHPEEPSDLEELEQFARTFKQRRIKLGFTQGDVGLAMGKLYGNDFSQTTISRFEALNLSFKNMCKLKPLLEKWLNDAETMSIDSTLPSPSSLSSPSMGFDGMPGRRRKKRTSIETNVRVALERAFMTNQKPTSEEILLIAEQLNMEKEVIRVWFCNRRQKEKRINPSSATPPLPSQPPTAPPTHKPPCYSPHMFQNPESVCLSLGQMSSQLSQAVTSLSSTTVTSMSSICPLTSSLTSTHPSISSTHPSLSSAPSPVTPPPPPRSTASPATPSHSTLNLNTGLWRMGKKNGDVSNYITDFAANLRNTVMGVNTGMNQALLGNNPLATIQALAASGGQLPLSSLEGASKMMLGTSGGQGGCLPSSLFLNHPAFIHMGQNPGAGLISAAVAKASQSSPFPSVSSISPTPCSPSPCSSPISSCSSSEMAHSPPSLGGAKIE; encoded by the exons ATATCAGGATGTCAAAGCCAGCAGAGGTTGAGAAAGCAGGGGCTGACTCGCCGATGGAGGGCACAG ATTCTGAGCGGAATGGACCTGAATCAAATCACCAG TCATTGAAAGTCAGTCCCTTTCCTCTGTCAACAAACCTGAGCAGCAGCAag AATAAAATGGAGGATTGTGGTGAGATGTCCCCggccctccctccttctcacGGCCCGACCCCCTCACAGACGGCCCTGCAACATACACAGCTCATGCTGACTGGCTCCCAACTAGCAGGG TTGACAGCTCTGTTgccagcacagcagcagctgttgctgCAACAGGCTCAGGCGCAGCTCCTGGCTGCAGCTGTGCAGCAGTCCAATGCAGCCCATGCCGCTCACGCTGCCCACGCGGCCGCCCAAGCCAATCAGCAAGCTCAGGCGGCCGCAGCAGCAAATCAGcaagcgcagcagcagcagcagcagcaggcgggaAAGGCGGGTCAGCAGGCTCAGTCCCAGTCCCAAGGACAGGGACAGAGCACACAGGAACAGACAGCCCAAAGTGTCCCggtcccccctcctccgccgcaGCTGACCCTGTCCCAGCCAATCCAGCTCACCGCCCAG GACATCCAGCAGTTGCTGCAGCTTCAACAGTTGGTGTTGGTGCCCGGTCACCCGCTGCAATCTCCTACCCAGTTCCTCCTCCCGCAGGCCCAGCAGGCCCAGCAAG GACTCCTATCGACACCAAATCTTATTACGCTACCTCAGCAAAACCAAGGGAGTCTGATGTCTGGTCCAACTAGACTGGGACTGCAAGCACAG CGAGATAAGAGCGTGGATGTGAGCGGTGGTGGAGGCGTGACCACGATGCCTTCAGTGACCTCTCACCCCGAGGAGCCCAGtgacctggaggagctggaacaGTTCGCCCGCACTTTCAAACAGCGACGCATCAAACTGGGCTTCACTCAG GGAGATGTTGGTTTGGCCATGGGGAAGCTGTATGGCAATGACTTCAGCCAGACGACCATCTCCCGCTTCGAGGCCCTCAATTTGAGCTTTAAGAACATGTGCAAGCTGAAGCCGCTGCTGGAGAAGTGGCTCAACGATGCAG AGACCATGTCCATAGACAGCACCCTGCCCAGCCCCAGCTCCCTGTCCTCTCCCTCAATGGGCTTCGACGGGATGCCTGGCCGCCGCAGAAAGAAGAGAACGAGCATCGAGACGAATGTACGTGTGGCCCTGGAGCGCGCATTCATGACG AACCAGAAGCCTACCTCAGAGGAGATCCTGCTGATCGCCGAGCAGCTGAACATGGAGAAGGAGGTGATCCGGGTCTGGTTCTGCAACCGCCGGCAGAAAGAGAAGCGCATCAATCCCAGCAGTGCCACCCCTCCCCTTCCCAGCCAGCCCCCCACTGCCCCACCAACGCACAAACCACCCTGCTACAGCCCCCACATG TTTCAGAACCCTgaatctgtgtgtctgtctctcggCCAGATGTCCAGCCAGCTGTCGCAGGCCGTGACCAGTCTTAGCAGCACAACGGTGACTTCCATGTCCTCCATCTGCCCCCTGACCTCCAGCCTCACCTCCACCCACCCCTCCATCAGCTCAACCCACCCCTCCCTCAGCTCCGCACCCTCCCCggttactcctcctcctcctccccgcagcACGGCCAGCCCAGCCACTCCCAGCCACAGCACACTCAACCTTAACACAGG CTTATGGCGTATGGGTAAAAAGAACGGTGACGTGTCTAACTACATCACCGATTTTGCTGCAAACTTGAG GAACACTGTGATGGGAGTTAACACAGGGATGAACCAAGCCCTCCTCGGTAACAATCCCCTGGCCACTatccaag CCCTAGCAGCCAGTGGTGGTCAGCTGCCTCTTTCCAGTCTTGAGGGGGCCAGTAAGATGATGCTGGGTACCTCTGGGGGGCAGGGAGGttgcctcccctcctccctcttcctcaaCCACCCTGCCTTCATACACATGGGTCAGAACCCCGGCGCTGGACTGATCAGTGCTGCCGTAGCCAAAGCCTCCCagtcctcccccttcccctcagTCAGCAGCATCagccccaccccctgctccccctctccttGCTCCAGCCCcatctcttcctgctcctccagcgAAATGGCGCACAGCCCGCCATCTCTGGGCGGGGCCAAGATTGAGTGA
- the pou2f2a gene encoding POU domain, class 2, transcription factor 2 isoform X6: protein MFVPLPVPFVFQRTAPDLNAWRLKSPLALRSNSDIRMSKPAEVEKAGADSPMEGTDSERNGPESNHQSLKVSPFPLSTNLSSSKNKMEDCGEMSPALPPSHGPTPSQTALQHTQLMLTGSQLAGDIQQLLQLQQLVLVPGHPLQSPTQFLLPQAQQAQQGLLSTPNLITLPQQNQGSLMSGPTRLGLQAQRDKSVDVSGGGGVTTMPSVTSHPEEPSDLEELEQFARTFKQRRIKLGFTQGDVGLAMGKLYGNDFSQTTISRFEALNLSFKNMCKLKPLLEKWLNDAETMSIDSTLPSPSSLSSPSMGFDGMPGRRRKKRTSIETNVRVALERAFMTNQKPTSEEILLIAEQLNMEKEVIRVWFCNRRQKEKRINPSSATPPLPSQPPTAPPTHKPPCYSPHMMSSQLSQAVTSLSSTTVTSMSSICPLTSSLTSTHPSISSTHPSLSSAPSPVTPPPPPRSTASPATPSHSTLNLNTGLWRMGKKNGDVSNYITDFAANLRNTVMGVNTGMNQALLGNNPLATIQALAASGGQLPLSSLEGASKMMLGTSGGQGGCLPSSLFLNHPAFIHMGQNPGAGLISAAVAKASQSSPFPSVSSISPTPCSPSPCSSPISSCSSSEMAHSPPSLGGAKIE from the exons ATATCAGGATGTCAAAGCCAGCAGAGGTTGAGAAAGCAGGGGCTGACTCGCCGATGGAGGGCACAG ATTCTGAGCGGAATGGACCTGAATCAAATCACCAG TCATTGAAAGTCAGTCCCTTTCCTCTGTCAACAAACCTGAGCAGCAGCAag AATAAAATGGAGGATTGTGGTGAGATGTCCCCggccctccctccttctcacGGCCCGACCCCCTCACAGACGGCCCTGCAACATACACAGCTCATGCTGACTGGCTCCCAACTAGCAGGG GACATCCAGCAGTTGCTGCAGCTTCAACAGTTGGTGTTGGTGCCCGGTCACCCGCTGCAATCTCCTACCCAGTTCCTCCTCCCGCAGGCCCAGCAGGCCCAGCAAG GACTCCTATCGACACCAAATCTTATTACGCTACCTCAGCAAAACCAAGGGAGTCTGATGTCTGGTCCAACTAGACTGGGACTGCAAGCACAG CGAGATAAGAGCGTGGATGTGAGCGGTGGTGGAGGCGTGACCACGATGCCTTCAGTGACCTCTCACCCCGAGGAGCCCAGtgacctggaggagctggaacaGTTCGCCCGCACTTTCAAACAGCGACGCATCAAACTGGGCTTCACTCAG GGAGATGTTGGTTTGGCCATGGGGAAGCTGTATGGCAATGACTTCAGCCAGACGACCATCTCCCGCTTCGAGGCCCTCAATTTGAGCTTTAAGAACATGTGCAAGCTGAAGCCGCTGCTGGAGAAGTGGCTCAACGATGCAG AGACCATGTCCATAGACAGCACCCTGCCCAGCCCCAGCTCCCTGTCCTCTCCCTCAATGGGCTTCGACGGGATGCCTGGCCGCCGCAGAAAGAAGAGAACGAGCATCGAGACGAATGTACGTGTGGCCCTGGAGCGCGCATTCATGACG AACCAGAAGCCTACCTCAGAGGAGATCCTGCTGATCGCCGAGCAGCTGAACATGGAGAAGGAGGTGATCCGGGTCTGGTTCTGCAACCGCCGGCAGAAAGAGAAGCGCATCAATCCCAGCAGTGCCACCCCTCCCCTTCCCAGCCAGCCCCCCACTGCCCCACCAACGCACAAACCACCCTGCTACAGCCCCCACATG ATGTCCAGCCAGCTGTCGCAGGCCGTGACCAGTCTTAGCAGCACAACGGTGACTTCCATGTCCTCCATCTGCCCCCTGACCTCCAGCCTCACCTCCACCCACCCCTCCATCAGCTCAACCCACCCCTCCCTCAGCTCCGCACCCTCCCCggttactcctcctcctcctccccgcagcACGGCCAGCCCAGCCACTCCCAGCCACAGCACACTCAACCTTAACACAGG CTTATGGCGTATGGGTAAAAAGAACGGTGACGTGTCTAACTACATCACCGATTTTGCTGCAAACTTGAG GAACACTGTGATGGGAGTTAACACAGGGATGAACCAAGCCCTCCTCGGTAACAATCCCCTGGCCACTatccaag CCCTAGCAGCCAGTGGTGGTCAGCTGCCTCTTTCCAGTCTTGAGGGGGCCAGTAAGATGATGCTGGGTACCTCTGGGGGGCAGGGAGGttgcctcccctcctccctcttcctcaaCCACCCTGCCTTCATACACATGGGTCAGAACCCCGGCGCTGGACTGATCAGTGCTGCCGTAGCCAAAGCCTCCCagtcctcccccttcccctcagTCAGCAGCATCagccccaccccctgctccccctctccttGCTCCAGCCCcatctcttcctgctcctccagcgAAATGGCGCACAGCCCGCCATCTCTGGGCGGGGCCAAGATTGAGTGA
- the pou2f2a gene encoding POU domain, class 2, transcription factor 2 isoform X1 translates to MFVPLPVPFVFQRTAPDLNAWRLKSPLALRSNSDIRMSKPAEVEKAGADSPMEGTDSERNGPESNHQSLKVSPFPLSTNLSSSKNKMEDCGEMSPALPPSHGPTPSQTALQHTQLMLTGSQLAGLTALLPAQQQLLLQQAQAQLLAAAVQQSNAAHAAHAAHAAAQANQQAQAAAAANQQAQQQQQQQAGKAGQQAQSQSQGQGQSTQEQTAQSVPVPPPPPQLTLSQPIQLTAQDIQQLLQLQQLVLVPGHPLQSPTQFLLPQAQQAQQGLLSTPNLITLPQQNQGSLMSGPTRLGLQAQRDKSVDVSGGGGVTTMPSVTSHPEEPSDLEELEQFARTFKQRRIKLGFTQGDVGLAMGKLYGNDFSQTTISRFEALNLSFKNMCKLKPLLEKWLNDAETMSIDSTLPSPSSLSSPSMGFDGMPGRRRKKRTSIETNVRVALERAFMTNQKPTSEEILLIAEQLNMEKEVIRVWFCNRRQKEKRINPSSATPPLPSQPPTAPPTHKPPCYSPHMFQNPESVCLSLGQMSSQLSQAVTSLSSTTVTSMSSICPLTSSLTSTHPSISSTHPSLSSAPSPVTPPPPPRSTASPATPSHSTLNLNTGLWRMGKKNGDVSNYITDFAANLRNTVMGVNTGMNQALLGNNPLATIQALAASGGQLPLSSLEGASKMMLGTSGGQGGCLPSSLFLNHPAFIHMGQNPGAGLISAAVAKASQSSPFPSVSSISPTPCSPSPCSSPISSCSSSEMAHSPPSLGGAKIE, encoded by the exons ATATCAGGATGTCAAAGCCAGCAGAGGTTGAGAAAGCAGGGGCTGACTCGCCGATGGAGGGCACAG ATTCTGAGCGGAATGGACCTGAATCAAATCACCAG TCATTGAAAGTCAGTCCCTTTCCTCTGTCAACAAACCTGAGCAGCAGCAag AATAAAATGGAGGATTGTGGTGAGATGTCCCCggccctccctccttctcacGGCCCGACCCCCTCACAGACGGCCCTGCAACATACACAGCTCATGCTGACTGGCTCCCAACTAGCAGGG TTGACAGCTCTGTTgccagcacagcagcagctgttgctgCAACAGGCTCAGGCGCAGCTCCTGGCTGCAGCTGTGCAGCAGTCCAATGCAGCCCATGCCGCTCACGCTGCCCACGCGGCCGCCCAAGCCAATCAGCAAGCTCAGGCGGCCGCAGCAGCAAATCAGcaagcgcagcagcagcagcagcagcaggcgggaAAGGCGGGTCAGCAGGCTCAGTCCCAGTCCCAAGGACAGGGACAGAGCACACAGGAACAGACAGCCCAAAGTGTCCCggtcccccctcctccgccgcaGCTGACCCTGTCCCAGCCAATCCAGCTCACCGCCCAG GACATCCAGCAGTTGCTGCAGCTTCAACAGTTGGTGTTGGTGCCCGGTCACCCGCTGCAATCTCCTACCCAGTTCCTCCTCCCGCAGGCCCAGCAGGCCCAGCAAG GACTCCTATCGACACCAAATCTTATTACGCTACCTCAGCAAAACCAAGGGAGTCTGATGTCTGGTCCAACTAGACTGGGACTGCAAGCACAG CGAGATAAGAGCGTGGATGTGAGCGGTGGTGGAGGCGTGACCACGATGCCTTCAGTGACCTCTCACCCCGAGGAGCCCAGtgacctggaggagctggaacaGTTCGCCCGCACTTTCAAACAGCGACGCATCAAACTGGGCTTCACTCAG GGAGATGTTGGTTTGGCCATGGGGAAGCTGTATGGCAATGACTTCAGCCAGACGACCATCTCCCGCTTCGAGGCCCTCAATTTGAGCTTTAAGAACATGTGCAAGCTGAAGCCGCTGCTGGAGAAGTGGCTCAACGATGCAG AGACCATGTCCATAGACAGCACCCTGCCCAGCCCCAGCTCCCTGTCCTCTCCCTCAATGGGCTTCGACGGGATGCCTGGCCGCCGCAGAAAGAAGAGAACGAGCATCGAGACGAATGTACGTGTGGCCCTGGAGCGCGCATTCATGACG AACCAGAAGCCTACCTCAGAGGAGATCCTGCTGATCGCCGAGCAGCTGAACATGGAGAAGGAGGTGATCCGGGTCTGGTTCTGCAACCGCCGGCAGAAAGAGAAGCGCATCAATCCCAGCAGTGCCACCCCTCCCCTTCCCAGCCAGCCCCCCACTGCCCCACCAACGCACAAACCACCCTGCTACAGCCCCCACATG TTTCAGAACCCTgaatctgtgtgtctgtctctcggCCAGATGTCCAGCCAGCTGTCGCAGGCCGTGACCAGTCTTAGCAGCACAACGGTGACTTCCATGTCCTCCATCTGCCCCCTGACCTCCAGCCTCACCTCCACCCACCCCTCCATCAGCTCAACCCACCCCTCCCTCAGCTCCGCACCCTCCCCggttactcctcctcctcctccccgcagcACGGCCAGCCCAGCCACTCCCAGCCACAGCACACTCAACCTTAACACAGG CTTATGGCGTATGGGTAAAAAGAACGGTGACGTGTCTAACTACATCACCGATTTTGCTGCAAACTTGAG GAACACTGTGATGGGAGTTAACACAGGGATGAACCAAGCCCTCCTCGGTAACAATCCCCTGGCCACTatccaag CCCTAGCAGCCAGTGGTGGTCAGCTGCCTCTTTCCAGTCTTGAGGGGGCCAGTAAGATGATGCTGGGTACCTCTGGGGGGCAGGGAGGttgcctcccctcctccctcttcctcaaCCACCCTGCCTTCATACACATGGGTCAGAACCCCGGCGCTGGACTGATCAGTGCTGCCGTAGCCAAAGCCTCCCagtcctcccccttcccctcagTCAGCAGCATCagccccaccccctgctccccctctccttGCTCCAGCCCcatctcttcctgctcctccagcgAAATGGCGCACAGCCCGCCATCTCTGGGCGGGGCCAAGATTGAGTGA